The region TGCCGAGTCGCCGAGCCAGGACCTGCTGGACGCCGCGGCCGCGCACCACGCGGGGATCAGGGTGCTCGGCTCGTCCGCGCTCGCGATCGCGCAGGTCGCGTTGGGTCGGGCCACTGCGGCGGTGCTGGATCGGTACCACGAGTGGGACGTCGCGGGGGCACTGTGCCTGGCCGCCGAGGCAGGGGCGGTGGTCGTCGACCGGGACGGCAGGGCGGACCCGCTACCCGCGGACGGGCTGCTGGTCGCCGCCCCGGGCGTGGCGGACGAGGTGCACGGCTGGTGGCGCCGGGCCTCTCCCGGGCCGCGCTAGCTAGCGGGACCGGCGGCGGCGGAGCCAGTAGGACGCGCCGCCGAACACCAGCCACACGACGACGAGCCCACCGGCCATCGACAGCAGCCCGCTCGCGGCGGTGCGCCCGGCGACCCGCACGTTCTCCGGGTTCGCGGCCTCGTACTCGACGGTGACCGTCTGGCCCGCGGTGAGCCCGCGCGGGTAGAGCACGCCGCGCTCGGGCACGACGAACTGCCCGTTGCGGTCGGTGAACCGGATCAGGGTGCGGGCGAGGCCCGGGTCGTCCAGCACCTCCGCCGAGGCGACGACGCGGCTGCGGGAGATCGCGACGTCGTCCACGACGGACCCGGCCAGCGCCACAACCGCGAGCACCGTCACGAAGGCCGCGACACCCACCAGGATCTGCGGGAGGAAGCGGTGCAGGGCTCGCCCGACGGTCCGCGAGCTGCCTCGCACGTCGGCGAGCAGATCACCCGCGCCGCTGGTCACGAGGGGTGAGTCTAGGCGGACGACGCCGCCCGGCCGCGTCCGGTGCGGGACCCGTGTGGACGCCGTGTGGTGACCGCCTCCCCTGGCGGACGCGCATCGCCCGGCGCGGTTCCCTACCCTCGATCACGTGACGATCGCCCCGTTGCCCGCAGGTCTGCGCGTCCGGACCCGGGCCGTCGACCTGCCTGGCAAGGGACTGCTGGACCTCCTGCCGGACTCCTCCGGGGTGCTGAGCTGGGTGCGCGAGGGCGACGGGATCGTCGGCTGGGGCGAGGTCGCGCGGTTCGAGACCGAGGGTCCGGACCGCTTCGCCGAGGCGGACGGCTGGTGGCGCCGGGTCGTCGCCGGGCTGGACGTGCACGATGAGCTGGGCCTGCCCGGCACCGGCGCCGTCGCCTTCACCAGCATCGCCTTCGGCGACCAGTCGCCGGGGTCCGTGCTGGTGGTGCCCCGCGTCGTCGTCGGGCAGCGGGACGGGCAGGCGTGGATCACCGAGTTCAGCAGCGGGGACATGCCGATGCAGCCGCGGTCGCTGCGGGCCGTCACCCCCGTGCGACCGACCGGGCCGCTGCGCTACGCGGACGGGTACCTGCCCGTCGACGGCTACCGGCGCGCGGTCGCCGAGGCGGTGCGTCGGATGCGGGCGGGCGAGCTGGACAAGGCCGCGCTCGCGCACGACCTGCTGGCCGTCGCGGACGAGCCGCTCGATCCCCGCTTCCTGCTCGCGGGGCTCGCGCGCCGCTATCCCACGTGCTGGTCCTTCGCCGTCGACGGGCTGGTGGGCGCCACCCCGGAGCTGCTGCTGCGCCGCCGCGGATCCGTCGTCGAGTCCCGGGTCCTGGCCGGCACGATCTGGCCCGGGGAGGGCGCGGACCCGGAGACGGCGCTCCTCGACTCGGGCAAGGACCAGCGCGAACACGCCTACGCCAT is a window of Pseudonocardia sp. T1-2H DNA encoding:
- a CDS encoding DUF3592 domain-containing protein, coding for MTSGAGDLLADVRGSSRTVGRALHRFLPQILVGVAAFVTVLAVVALAGSVVDDVAISRSRVVASAEVLDDPGLARTLIRFTDRNGQFVVPERGVLYPRGLTAGQTVTVEYEAANPENVRVAGRTAASGLLSMAGGLVVVWLVFGGASYWLRRRRSR
- a CDS encoding isochorismate synthase, coding for MTIAPLPAGLRVRTRAVDLPGKGLLDLLPDSSGVLSWVREGDGIVGWGEVARFETEGPDRFAEADGWWRRVVAGLDVHDELGLPGTGAVAFTSIAFGDQSPGSVLVVPRVVVGQRDGQAWITEFSSGDMPMQPRSLRAVTPVRPTGPLRYADGYLPVDGYRRAVAEAVRRMRAGELDKAALAHDLLAVADEPLDPRFLLAGLARRYPTCWSFAVDGLVGATPELLLRRRGSVVESRVLAGTIWPGEGADPETALLDSGKDQREHAYAIDSLTDALRPFCTTLDVPEQPSILALRNVWHLASDVRGTLDPASPASLLHLVEVVHPTAAVGGTPTKEACTLIAELEGMDRGRYAGPVGWLDADGGGELGIALRCAQLDGRVARLFAGCGIVADSDPDSEVREAAAKLVPVRDALEGAE